Sequence from the Triplophysa rosa unplaced genomic scaffold, Trosa_1v2 scaffold144_ERROPOS1059899+, whole genome shotgun sequence genome:
GGGATTGTAATGCGTTGGCCTGCTATGGGAGCACAAGAGCATGACGTCTGGTTCAGCTGTACATTACGTCACACTAAGGGAGCGTTCATCATCACCACCTTCCTGAGACACACCCCTTCTGCTCCTGTCGGGGGACAGGCGGACTCTCTACAGAGGCTAATAGTAAATGATAAAGATCTCCTTACAACATCAGGTAACAGAGTCAATAACAATATCACGCCATTAAACTGCACCCATCGCTTTAAGCAATGCTGGTCTTCAacgtgtgttcatgtgtttgcCAGCTGGGATGATTATCCTGACACAGACCCCCTCTGCGGAAGTGGGCTTCCTGAAGGAACCCACTTTGCACTGTCAGTTTGCAGTGGATCACAAGCAGGCTAATGTAACAGTGGAATGGCGACTTCAGCGACACGGGGAACGCAGCAAGCTGTTTAGCTACTCCAGTCGCACAGGGAGATCTGAGGGTACCGGAGTCTCCATCAAAGCCATCGGCGCTGGAAATGCCTCCTTTAAACTTCCACCCACCAGAAAAACATCAGAGGGCACATACATCTGCTCTGTTCTCATCCCTCCTCTCTATGGCAGCGATGATATCCTTGTTAGCCTCAGCGGTGAGATGTCAAACTTTTGTATGcttgtgaataaaaaacagagaatatttcatgtgtttaatgtcTTTATCTGTTCCACAGAACAACCCCGCGTGTCTTTGAATGTGGGCTCGCCGTTTTCTTTGACACTTGGCGAGGACAAGAAGGTTGTGTGTGATGCAGAGGGATACTATCCACTGGATGTAAACATGGAGTGGTTACGGGAACCAGTCGGCGGTAGCCCTACACCTGTGTTTCTGAAGAATGTTCTGTACTCCAGTCATCGGGTTCACCAGGATGGCACATACTCTCTCTcagctttttttcttttgcagcCTGGCCTGGAGGACTCGGGATATAAGTACACTTGCAGGGTATCCCATAAGTCCTTGCTCACTCCCATCCGCAAAAGCTTTATTCTCTCAGTCACAGGTGAATCAGATGTAAAcacaaatatgtgaccctggatcacaaaaccagtcttaagtagcacagaaacatttttagtaaaagccaaaaatacattgtatgggtcaaaattatcttttttttatgccaaaaatcattaggattttaagtaaagatcatgttccatgaagatatttagcaaatttcctaccataaatatatcaaaactttatttgtgtgagtggatggcctgctacagtgcctccgaTTAACAACTtcgaaggcgattttctcaatattttgatttttttgcaccctcagattccagagttttaaactgtcGTATCTCCAcctgatattgtcctatcctaacaacccatacatcaatagaaagcttaattattcagctttcaggtgatgtgaaaatctcaattttgaaaaattgacccatgagactggttttgttgtccagggtcacatgttCTCTTGTATGGAAAACACCTTAATAtcctataaattaaatattcattCTGACCACTAGGTGGCAGACGTGGTGTAGTGCCATAAACAGAATTTTTAACGCTTTTCAATGCACTTTGTCCACAGAACCTGACTCCACTCTGTGGTATATCACAGTCTTTGGATTTATAATTGTGATGTTAGGAATTCTGTTTTGGCTGCTGCCTCAGTTCATTACTGGTAAGTCTAATTTATTTGCTAATTTATTTATAGTCAACATTCTCTTGAACATAATTGCAGTTGTTTATCTCATT
This genomic interval carries:
- the LOC130549639 gene encoding tapasin-related protein-like, with the protein product MTVLRTTLDMIWGLGLLILALLCLGVNGSQSVDDLQWLPCQFVDEKVHVNEEGHIETQYIHREAVIQFGIDGDRPLYPTITFLITASKVDMRRYLEGGEDSLNCEIRRHNTGGIVMRWPAMGAQEHDVWFSCTLRHTKGAFIITTFLRHTPSAPVGGQADSLQRLIVNDKDLLTTSAGMIILTQTPSAEVGFLKEPTLHCQFAVDHKQANVTVEWRLQRHGERSKLFSYSSRTGRSEGTGVSIKAIGAGNASFKLPPTRKTSEGTYICSVLIPPLYGSDDILVSLSEQPRVSLNVGSPFSLTLGEDKKVVCDAEGYYPLDVNMEWLREPVGGSPTPVFLKNVLYSSHRVHQDGTYSLSAFFLLQPGLEDSGYKYTCRVSHKSLLTPIRKSFILSVTEPDSTLWYITVFGFIIVMLGILFWLLPQFITARKAANKRF